One Deltaproteobacteria bacterium genomic window, GCCCCTGCCCCAAGGTTTTCCCGGACGAAGCCGGAACTGAAAGGCACGCCGCGGGTACCCGGTGAGGACACAAAAAGCGTCCTGGCGGATTTCGGCTTCGGCCCGGACGAGATAAAAGGGTTGGAAGACGCCGAAGTAGTCGACTGAACCATCAAGACACAAAGGGTATTGGCCCCTGGTTCCTTAAACCGTTCACCGAGCAAGAGATCAGAGGCGGGGATTAAGATGAACGCCCAACATCGAACGTCGAACATCGAACGATTGGCTATTTGCTTTTGGCTGATTGCCCGGGAAACCTGAATGCAGTAAGCGAATAAACCACATCCGACGAATGAGATATCGAAAACCGTATGATGCCCGCCGGAAGGGAAAGAGAACATACCGCCGGGGCAGATATCGCCCGCCCCAAAAGGAAATCAATTTCAGACCGGGCGCCGATCCCGGTCTGAAAAACATATTTGCAGAAATCGGCGTCCCCGCCAGGCGGCCCTTCGAACCGGACCCCTACCAAATCAAGGCCATCGAGGCGGTCTTGTATTCCGACTGTCTGGTGACGGCCCCTACCGGCGCCGGGAAAACGTGGATCGCCGAACAGGCCATCAAAGACGTACACAGCAAGGGCGGCAAATCCTGGTATGCGACGCCCCTGAAGGCCTTGACCAACGCCAAGTTGACTGAATTTTCGGCCGCATTCGGGGCCTCACAAGTCGGCATTCTCACGGGCGACCGCAAAGAAAATGCGGACGCCTCCATTATCGTCGGCACCACCGAAATCCTGCGCAACCAGCTGTACGACGCCATGCACACCGGCTTTTCGCTGGATACTGATTTCGTTGTTCTGGACGAAGCCCACTACCTCGGTGACGAAGAACGGGGCGTGGTGTGGGAGGAGATCATGATCTACCTTCCTCAACGCATTCCCCTTCTGCTGTTGTCGGCCACCATCGGCAACGCCCACGAAATAGCCGGCTGGCTGTCGAAAATCCGCAACCGTCAATGCCGCGTTGTCGAGGAATTTGTCCGCCCCGTGCCGCTACACCCCCTGCTTCTGCACCCCAACGGCACCCTGCTTCCGCTGATGGCCAGGGGCAGGGCCGGACTTTCTAAAAAGGTCCGCGGCCTGATGAAATCCAAACAACGCCTTGAAATGGCTCCCCCCGACAAACTGCCGCCCATGGGCGATATTCTGCGCGTGCTGAAGAAATATGACCTGCTGCCCGCCATTTTTTTTCTCAAATCCCGCGCCGACTGCGACCGGTCACTGGAGCTCTGCCGGCAACATATCGACACAGACGTCCAACGCACACAGGACCGGGCACAAATAATCACGGAACTCGGAACCCATTTCCCCCACATCGCCGGGCACCGGCAGCGGAGGGCGCTGGAACTTTTTGCGGTCGGCAGTCACCACAGCGGCCAGCTGCCAGCATGGAAGCTGGTGCTGGAAGAATTGATGAACAAGGGGCTGCTGGATGCCATCTTCGCCACTTCGACGGTGGCGGCGGGCGTTAATTTTCCGGCGCGCAGCGTCGTGTTTTTCAACT contains:
- a CDS encoding DEAD/DEAH box helicase; protein product: MRYRKPYDARRKGKRTYRRGRYRPPQKEINFRPGADPGLKNIFAEIGVPARRPFEPDPYQIKAIEAVLYSDCLVTAPTGAGKTWIAEQAIKDVHSKGGKSWYATPLKALTNAKLTEFSAAFGASQVGILTGDRKENADASIIVGTTEILRNQLYDAMHTGFSLDTDFVVLDEAHYLGDEERGVVWEEIMIYLPQRIPLLLLSATIGNAHEIAGWLSKIRNRQCRVVEEFVRPVPLHPLLLHPNGTLLPLMARGRAGLSKKVRGLMKSKQRLEMAPPDKLPPMGDILRVLKKYDLLPAIFFLKSRADCDRSLELCRQHIDTDVQRTQDRAQIITELGTHFPHIAGHRQRRALELFAVGSHHSGQLPAWKLVLEELMNKGLLDAIFATSTVAAGVNFPARSVVFFNSDRFNGFEFVPLDASQFLQMTGRAGRRGKDRIGFALAVPGKYLDLRRVARLFASPPAAVTSKIQINFPMVLNLLLSHSPEQIENLLGRSFAAYRMGRPRRRGNVRDASFDVRQVLRDEFVHHLDFLKESGFVDASDRLTPDGQWASQLRIEQPLLVAEALRSGLFPDGEPQLFAAVMAAFVGEKESEERLDRRTWPKNLITSVLRIKKGLTSFARHLAFSGFPVRPLSVQGAAAVHSWAREEDWKKIVQRFRIADGDFAMLIMRTADNLRHIGSLGNPFPQAAATALEAIDLIVKPPVMP